CTTGTATTTTGACGAATATCTTTTACATATTTCTCTGGAGTTGGTTTTTTGGATGTTGCCATAATTAAAGTTAATGATTTTTAAAACACTACCTTAAATTTTAGGTCTTAGATGTCCACTTTTTGCTGACGATTTACAATTAGGACTAAAAAATGCGAGAATCTTGTGGAATCTCGCATTTATTATTTTATCTAAAAGTCTATCTAAACTATTGAGGTTGGTTGTTCGATGATAGTGATTAAAAGCCTGAATTAGATTTTGATTTAGTTAGAAATTTAAAATTCTTAAATGATATATACTATACTTTTTAATTTGAGGAGAATATTTGATAATATTAAACTCTACTTAGTCCTTGAATCTATCAAATATCTGTTTAGAATTTTTTAATTCAATTATTTCTGCGTTTTGAAATGAAAAATTACCGTTAGTTGATTTATGCTTTATATTCATATAAAGAGAATTATGAAGATCATTAATGGAAATATCCTTTTTCAACATTATAAATATTAAACCTAAATATTCAAATTCAAGTATATTATCATCTTCAAATAAATAATCATATTCTATGTGAATTAGATTCATATCATCTAATTCAATTTTTTGGTCAGCTACTAGATAGATATAATCCTTTTTCCACATAAATAATGGAATATCATAATTATCATTTAAAATACATTTCTTATAAAATTCAAGATCAAGTTTATTATAAATTTTGGGATAGGCAGTATAAAATTCCGATATGAATATTTTGAAAAAAGCTTTCTTAAAAAAATTAAAAAAGCTATTAGAATAAAATGTACTCTTCTTTAAAACATCTTTAAAATCTAATTTCAACTTACCATCTTTTAGTAATTTTACGCTATAAAAATGACTTTTTGGTTTAATAATATGACTTTTGTTTAAATCATTATTTAAAATATACTTTATATAGCCAATTACAGAAGTAAACGAACTTTCTAAAGAATTGTATTTATTATCTATTGGATTACCAAATAATTCATTGCAAGAATCACATTCACAATCATATTTTCTTTTACCACCAATTGATTTAGGAATAGTATGAGCTATCTTCTTTTTACTATGTTCAGTAAGTGGTGAATTACACCATAAACAATTCTTTTCGTTAAGCATTTTCTACAATTTGGATTTCTTCTGGGGTTAGTTCATATAAGTCGTAAACCATTTGGTCGATTTGTTTATCTGTTGCTTGGATTTGATTTACTTTTTGTTTTTCGATATTGATTAAGTCCATTATTTCTGCTTTTTGGTAAAGTGTCATTTGTATCATATTGCGTTAGTTTTATTGTTTGTTAATATATGTAAAAAGTTGATATGAGTATTTATAGGAAACTGTTTTATGGGGTTTTCGCCTTACTTTTCGATACAAATTTCTTTAATGGGGAATGAAAATTATACGAGGGGATTAATAAAAAACCTCAACATAAGAATTGAGGTTTCGTCATAAATTATTATTGTTTAATAATAGGAGTTAACTCTTCTTTTAATTGATCAAATTCTTCTTTCGTCATCATTTCAATTTCCATTAATTCTTTAGCTTCTTTAAGTTTTTCGATAGCTTCTTCACGAGTCATTTTTCTATTCTTTAATAGTATTTCACCAGACTCTATTGCTAATTCTGAATCCATGACACTCAAATATTTATTAACACCAAATGCTCTTCCATTTATTTCACCTAGTACCATTACTACATATAAAGGTTTATTTTTACTCCCTCTGTGAAACGTTTTTATCTCTTTAACAATTACCTTCGTATTTTTAAAACTATTGTCAGCCATACTAGGAGCATCACCATTCATTGCTGCCATTATTTTACCAAAACCAGCAGGTCTTCCCATTTGTATAAATTCGTAAGTTTTTTTTGAAACACCTCTAGATTGTCCTATACCACCTCTTAATTGATTGCCATAAGAACCAGCTACAGTTTTTGTTCTAATCTCTTCAGACGTAGGAGAACCTAAAATTAAAGTATCGCCAATACTTACAGTATTTTTACTACTGGTAATGTATTGATTAACTTCTGTACCATTTTTAATGGTATTAAAGAAGTTAATGTCTTGTGTATTCTCATACGTTAATTGTTCAATATTTTCTTGAGCATACAACATATTAATTGATAGTAAAGCTAGAACTAATGATAGAATCTTTTTCATCGTTATTTGAATTTTGTTTTAAACATTAATTAATTTCTATTGCAAGTTTACAGCTCATTTATGCAACCTATTTGCATAGTTATTTTTACTTTATAAAAAAATCCTCCACGTGTTGTGAAGGATTTTTATCGTATTTTGTTCAAAAGAAATTAATATTAAGAAACACGTTGTGCATTCTCGTTAACTTCATCAATTAATCGTATGATTTTACCAATTTTAGCCGTATCCTCGAACACTCCAAAAATACCAGAATCACTATAATCTGTAAATGGAGGTTGTGTCAACATTTTTTTGTCTAGCACCCCATTCACATTTAGGTAATCGATGATTTTTTCTACAAAAATAATTTGATTAGAATTTAAATTTTCTGCTTGAATGAAATCTGTGAAATGTTGTTCAACAGCAGTTCTTTCTAATCCTAATATTTTACGAACAAATAAGGTTAATGAATCTGTTTGGTATTCCTTTTCTATTTCTTCTACTTTAAATTGTTCGTGTTGGAAGAAATTTTCTAACAATTCTAATTCTTGCTGAGTAATCGGAATATTTTTGTATAATTTATCAATAACAATATGATTCTTATTCTTACGAATAAAATTCTCGACACGGTCTTTATAGCTTTGTAAAGAAGTATATGTCGCCATTAAATCATATTCTTCCACTTTATTATTATCCAAAGAATCTTCCAAGTATGTGTACACTGGTTTTTCTTGATTTGTGTTTTTTAAGAATTGAATTAAATCGCGTAATTCAGCACGTAAAGCTTCAATACGTGCCAATGAAATAGCGCCCCAAAATTGATCTGTTGAAACTGCTTTGATGGTTGCTTCACTTGGTTTTACTGAAGGAATATTTAATTTACCTTCTAAGGCTTTTCCAATTTCAGCAATGTTCGAAATTAATTTTTGCTGTCTTTTTTCCCCATTTAAAATTGCTAATTCTAATTGATAAATTAATAAATCGAACTTTTTAGCCATTTCATCCTTATCCTCGTTGTATGAAATTAAATGCGAAATATGATTTTGAATTTCTAAGATGGATGAATTGTTTAAACTGTACCAATTATTAATGTCGCGGTATTTTAATACAGCTTCCAAATGTTTACGCACTTCGAAACGTTTATCGTCTAATGCGACCACTTTTTGATGCAATTGTTTGATGTAATCATCTGCAAAAGATTTTTCTTCTTCTGTTGCTTTCGTGTTGCTTTGAATTGTAAATACAACTTCTGTTTGTGCTTCAAATAAACGTTGCTGTAAAGGTTTTACAGTTGTTGATTGATGCCCATCTGGAAATTCTTCAAAGAATTCGAAGTTGCCACAAATGTCAAAAATTAAAAAGAATTCTTTGTCTTTTCCTGGACCAAATACATTGGCACATTTTCGTGTTCCACGCCCCACCATTTGCCAGAATTTAGTGTAGGATTTCACTTCTTTAAAGAACACTAAATTTAGAACTCTAGGTGCATCGACCCCTGTATCCATCATGTCTACAGAAACTGCAATTTGAGGCATTTTATCAGGACCCTTGTCGTAACAAAAATCTTCTAATAAAGCTTGTGCGTATTTCGTTTGATTATCGATGACTTGTAAAAATTTGTTTCCATATTCTGGATACATTTTATTGAAACGCTCTTCGATAAACATAGCGTGTTTATGATTTTTCGCAAAGATGATTGTTTTACCTAATTTATCACCCGATTCTACTTTTAGTCCATTGTTCATTAAATGCTCTAAAACTAAATCGACCGTCTTTGCATTGAAAAGAAAACTATTGATTTTGTTGCTTGGAATTTCCACATCCTCTAAAAGATCTTCATCCGTATTGATTCCGAACACTTCTTCGAAATGTTTTTTATCTTTCTCTGATAACTCGCG
This portion of the Empedobacter stercoris genome encodes:
- a CDS encoding HNH endonuclease; this translates as MLNEKNCLWCNSPLTEHSKKKIAHTIPKSIGGKRKYDCECDSCNELFGNPIDNKYNSLESSFTSVIGYIKYILNNDLNKSHIIKPKSHFYSVKLLKDGKLKLDFKDVLKKSTFYSNSFFNFFKKAFFKIFISEFYTAYPKIYNKLDLEFYKKCILNDNYDIPLFMWKKDYIYLVADQKIELDDMNLIHIEYDYLFEDDNILEFEYLGLIFIMLKKDISINDLHNSLYMNIKHKSTNGNFSFQNAEIIELKNSKQIFDRFKD